GAGCATCAACTCGATCGCCATGAAGATGACGATTACATTGCGGCGGATCAGCACGCCGGCCGCACCGATCGCGAACAGCAGCGCGCTCAGCGCCAGGTAATAGCTCAACGGCACCATGGCTGCGCCCTTAACTCACCTGCCGTTTGGCCAGCACCACCGCACCGATAATCGCCACCAGCAACAACACCGAGGTGATCTCGAACGGCAGCAGGTATTGCGTGAACAAGCGCTCGCCGACGCTCACAGTCATGCCGAACCCTTCGGCCACCGCACCGGCCGTTCCCGCCCCCGGAATCGCCACCGGGGCGCGCGACAGCGCAATCAGCTGCAACGCCAACAGCGAGCCGGCCAAGGTCGCCGCCAGCTTCAAGCCCACCCGGCCCGCTTCGCGCGGTTCGCTCTGCAAGTTGAGCAGCATGATGACGAACAGGAACAGCACCATGATCGCCCCGGCATAGACGATGATCTGCAGGACGGCTACGAGCTGGGCATCGAGGAACAAGAACACCACCGCGAGCAAGAAGAGCGTGGCCACCAGCGCCAGCGCGCTGCGCAGCGGATGGCGCTGCAAGATCACGCCGAGCGCGGCAGCCACCAACAGACAGGCGAAAACCAGGAACAGCGGGAGGCTCATCGGCTTCTCAGGGTTGCAGCGCCAAGATGACCACAGCCGTGACCACCACGTTGGCCAACGCCAGCGGCAGCAGGCCCTTCCAGCCCAACCGCATCAGTTGGTCGTAACGGAAACGCGGCACCGTCCAGCGAATCATGATCTGGAACCAGCACAGGAATACGACCTTGAGGGTGAACGAGATCAGCTGCAACAACACCACCGCCAGGTGCGGCACCGCGAAGAACCCACCGGCAATGTGGAAACCGTCGCGCGCCAGGAACGGCACCTGCCAGCCGCCGAAGAAGAAGGTGGCGACCAGAGCACTAACGGTGATCACCTCGACGAAATCGGTCATGAAGAACATCAGGTGCTTCATGCCCGAGTACTCGGTGAAATAACCGCTGATCAACTCCGACTCGGCTTCGGGCAAGTCGAACGGCGTGCGCTTGCTCTCGGCGATGCCGCCGACGAAGAAGAGCAAGAAGGCCACCGGCTGGTAGAAGATCCCCCAGTTGGGCAGCGGCAGCCAGCTCGCCAGCGTGCCGCCTTGCGCCCGCGCCATCTCCTGCAAATCCAGGGTGCCGTAGGTGAGCACCAGCGACACGATCGCCAGGCCCATCGCCACTTCGTAGGAGATCATCTGCGCGGTGCCGCGAATGGCCCCGAGCAACGACCAACGATTGTTCGAGGCCCAGCCCCCCAGCACCACGCCGTACACCCCCAGCGAGACGGTGGCGAGCACGTACAAAATGCCGACGTTGAGCGGTGCCACCTGCAAGTTGATGCTGAGGCCGCCGACTTCGAGTACGTCGCCGAACGGAATGACGGCGAAGGCGACCAGCGCCGGGAACAGATTCACGCACGGCGCCAGCCAGTGCAGGAAGCGGTCGGCACCCGCCGGGACGACGTCTTCCTTGGCGATGAACTTGAGCGGGTCGGCCATCAGGGTGTTGACCAGCCCCAAGCCGGCGAAGCCGAACACCGAGGCGCGGTTGGCACCGATGCGGTCCTGTATCAGCGCGCTGCCTTTGCGCTCGACCCAGCCGAGCGCGCCCGCGAGCTGCAGCAGCATCAGCAGCACCGCCAGGGCTTTGATGGCCGCGATCCCGATTTCCAGCAGCATCACCGCTCCCGCCGCCGCCCCGTCTCACTTCCCGTTACGAGCCAGCCGCTCGAGTAGTTCGAGCGTGCTCTCGGGCGTGAGGTTTTCGCAGAAGTCGTCGTTGAGTTGCATCATCGGCGCCGTGCCGCACGAGCCGAGGCACTCGGCCTCGTCGAGCGAGAACTGGCCGTCGGCGGTGGTCTCACCCGGCCGGATGCCGAGATTGTGCTCGCAGACCTCGACGATGCGTTCGGCGCCGCGCAGC
The DNA window shown above is from Deltaproteobacteria bacterium and carries:
- a CDS encoding NADH-quinone oxidoreductase subunit J, whose product is MSLPLFLVFACLLVAAALGVILQRHPLRSALALVATLFLLAVVFLFLDAQLVAVLQIIVYAGAIMVLFLFVIMLLNLQSEPREAGRVGLKLAATLAGSLLALQLIALSRAPVAIPGAGTAGAVAEGFGMTVSVGERLFTQYLLPFEITSVLLLVAIIGAVVLAKRQVS
- a CDS encoding NADH-quinone oxidoreductase subunit H codes for the protein MLLEIGIAAIKALAVLLMLLQLAGALGWVERKGSALIQDRIGANRASVFGFAGLGLVNTLMADPLKFIAKEDVVPAGADRFLHWLAPCVNLFPALVAFAVIPFGDVLEVGGLSINLQVAPLNVGILYVLATVSLGVYGVVLGGWASNNRWSLLGAIRGTAQMISYEVAMGLAIVSLVLTYGTLDLQEMARAQGGTLASWLPLPNWGIFYQPVAFLLFFVGGIAESKRTPFDLPEAESELISGYFTEYSGMKHLMFFMTDFVEVITVSALVATFFFGGWQVPFLARDGFHIAGGFFAVPHLAVVLLQLISFTLKVVFLCWFQIMIRWTVPRFRYDQLMRLGWKGLLPLALANVVVTAVVILALQP